A window of the Pseudomonas fluorescens genome harbors these coding sequences:
- a CDS encoding sensor histidine kinase produces the protein MRARFDTLFGRLFGVLLVAIVLAHLLAFAWFHHYGPPPPPPPPEFSESIDGKQPPQDPRYPPRPPRPWFGGPIVPLTFQFISLIIAAWYGAKLLTRPIQRLSDAAERLSEDLDSPPLDETGPREARQAAHTFNLMQQRIREQVQQRARMLGAVSHDLRTPLSRLKLRLENINDDKLQGQMRQDLDDMIGMLDATLTYLHEQRTSEALQLMDVQALVESLCENAQDQGADVQVSGHCAPLQVQPMALRSCINNLMDNALRYAGQAHIELQDQREQLLIRVIDHGPGIAADKREAVFEPFFRLEGSRNRNSGGVGLGMTIAREAAQRQGGQLTLAETPGGGLTAVIQLPRH, from the coding sequence ATGCGGGCGCGCTTCGACACGCTGTTCGGCCGCCTGTTCGGCGTGCTGTTGGTGGCGATCGTCCTGGCGCACTTGCTGGCTTTCGCCTGGTTCCACCATTACGGCCCGCCACCACCGCCACCGCCGCCCGAGTTTTCGGAATCCATCGACGGCAAACAGCCACCGCAGGATCCACGCTACCCGCCCCGTCCGCCGCGCCCCTGGTTCGGCGGGCCGATCGTGCCGCTGACCTTTCAGTTCATCTCGCTGATCATCGCCGCCTGGTACGGCGCCAAGCTGCTGACCCGGCCGATCCAGCGCCTGAGCGATGCGGCCGAGCGCCTGAGCGAAGACCTCGACAGCCCGCCGCTGGACGAAACCGGCCCTCGGGAAGCACGGCAAGCTGCGCATACGTTCAACCTGATGCAGCAGCGCATCCGCGAACAGGTGCAGCAACGGGCGCGGATGCTCGGCGCCGTCTCCCACGACCTGCGCACCCCGCTGTCGCGGCTGAAACTGCGCCTGGAAAACATCAACGACGACAAGCTGCAAGGCCAGATGCGCCAGGATCTGGACGACATGATCGGCATGCTCGACGCCACCCTCACTTACCTGCACGAACAGCGCACCAGCGAAGCCTTGCAGTTGATGGACGTACAGGCGCTGGTTGAATCACTGTGCGAAAACGCCCAGGACCAAGGCGCCGACGTACAGGTCAGCGGCCACTGCGCCCCTTTGCAGGTGCAACCGATGGCACTGCGCTCGTGCATCAACAACCTGATGGACAACGCCCTGCGCTACGCCGGCCAAGCGCACATCGAACTGCAAGACCAGCGCGAACAACTGCTGATCCGCGTCATCGACCACGGCCCAGGCATCGCGGCGGACAAGCGCGAAGCCGTATTCGAGCCGTTCTTCCGCCTCGAAGGCTCACGCAACCGCAACTCCGGCGGCGTCGGCCTGGGCATGACCATCGCCCGGGAAGCGGCGCAACGCCAGGGCGGACAACTGACCCTGGCAGAAACTCCCGGCGGCGGCCTGACCGCCGTGATCCAGTTGCCCCGCCACTGA